In Alphaproteobacteria bacterium HT1-32, the sequence CGTTGGTGAAATCAGCCAGCCCGATCTGCCGTTCACGTTTCAGGCGCTCTGCTGCAAGAATGGAGCGGGCGCTGGAAATGCTGCGGTTAAGGTCGTCATTCACGATGACATAGTCATATTCCGACCAGTGTGACATTTCGTCGAGCGCCTTCGCCATCCGTCCCCTGACGACCTCGTCGCTGTCCTGCGCCCGGCTGCGCAACCTGCGTTCCAGTTCCGCGACGGAAGGCGGCATGATGAAGACACGAACCAGATCCCTCGGTGCTTTCTCGGAAAGCTGCTGTGTTCCCTGCCAGTCGATGTCGAACAGAACGTCGCGGCCTTTTTTCAGGGCTTCCTCAACCTGAAGCCGAGGGGTGCCATAGTAGTTGTCGAACACCTTCGCATGTTCCAGCAGCCCGTCATTGGCAACCAGATTGTGGAATTCGGGTTTCTCGATGAAGTGATAATGCATCCCGTCAACTTCAGAGGCTCTCGGTGTGCGGGTTGTTACGGAAACCGACATCGTCAGGTTGTCGTCGTTATCCAGCAGAGAGCGGGAAATCGTGCTCTTACCGGCACCGGAAGGCGACGAAAGCACCAGCATCAGGCCACGACGTCTTATCTGCATCATCATATTTCCTTATTCGACATTCTGGACCTGTTCGCGGAATTGCTCGATCACGGATTTCAGGTTCATCCCGATCCCGGTCAGTTCCACATCGTTGGCCTTGGAGCAGAGGGTGTTGGCTTCCCGGTTCAGTTCCTGACAGAGAAAATCAAGTTTCCGGCCAATCTGGCCCCCGTCCTTCAGTAGCTGGCCGGCGGCATCACAATGAGCTTTCAGCCGGTCGAGTTCTTCGCGAATGTCGGCTTTTGCGGCGAGCAGCAAGGCTTCCTGGCCAAGTTTCTCACTATCAAACCGGTCATCGTTTCTGGTCAGTCGTTCGATTGACTCGCGCAATCGCTGGAGGAAAATTTCGGGTCTTTCCTCTGACCGGGCTTTTGCGGCCTCTGTCAGTGAGCGTATGTCGGCAAGGAAGGAGGTGAGGAGTTGTTGCAGGGCGCTGCCTTCAACCTGCCGCATGTCGACCAGTGCTCTCAGTGCTTCACTGAACAGATCACCTGCTGCGGTAATATCCTCTTCGCGCCATCTCGGACCGTCTGAAGGGGCGTCTGACATATCCAGAACACCACGAACCGAAGCAAGCACATCAAGACGTGGAGGGGCGCTGCCGGTCTCGCGGGCCATCTCTGCGCAGGTGTCGAACAGTTCACGCAGCAGTTCACGATTGATCTGACAGGTGGGGGCGGCGGCCTCTTTCTGCACCGTCAGGTTCGCGGTGAGATTCCCCCGCCCGAGCTGCTGGTCCGCCAGCTTGCGGCATTTCAGTTCAGTCGCTTCAAAGCCGCCGGGCATACGGAAGCGGATGTCGAGGCCTTTGCCGTTGACGCTTTTCAGTTCCCAGACAAACCGGGTTCCGTCGATTTCCGTCTCGGACCGGGCAAACCCGGTCATGCTCAGCACCTTCGCCATATCTTCCTCGCATCGTGAGGCTCTTCTATAGGATGACATTCCGGTCCGGAAAAGGATTGCGTTGATCGGCAAAGCACCGCAATTCTTGCCCCATGCTGATCAGAACGCTCTCCATGCTCATTCTTTGTGCCACGCTTGTTGCCTGTGCCGTTATCCCGCAGGCGCCGGAAATGGCCCTGCAGGATTTACGGTTGCGACAGGCTGATGGCGAGTTGATTCCTGTCACCGGGATATTCAGGGCGGCAACTATCGGCGAGTCCGCGGGACGGGGAACGCCGGAGGGTATTATCGCACGCAAGGATCTTGGCCCGGTTCTCGACTGGCTGGCGTCACATGATGCGAATAATGACGGTTACCTGCATACTGACGAACTGAATGCGGCCTGGATATTACTGGCTGCCTGGTCTGTAACAGGACGCCCCTATGAGGCCAGCAGCCTGACTGACAGCAAGGGAATCACAGTCAGAATGCTGTCATTGTCGGCTGAGGACCGCGACTGGCTCGGCAAGATCATCGAGAGGGATCCGGCAACAGCCAGATTGCTGTCAGAGGCGCGGTTACGGCTGGCACTGGCAAAGGACAGCCGGATGACAACACAGAGTCTGTTCATCGGGCCATGGTTTTGAGTGGCAAACCTGCATCCATCCTGATTACAGGGGCCTCCAGCGGTATCGGTGAGGCACTGGCCTGTGCTTATGCAGCCCCTGACGTGAGCCTGTTCCTGTCCGGGCGTGACCCGGAAAGACTGGAACAGGTCGCAAATCGTTGCCGGGAATTGGGCAGCATGGTCGATGCCGCTGTCATAGATGTGACAGATCGTGAGGCAATGGACCGGTGGATATCTGCGTCGGATGATGTCCGCCCGCTTGATCTGGTTATTGCCAATGCCGGTATTTCCGGCGGGTCAGGCAGCGGGACAGAGACAACAGCCATCATGCGCCGGATTATGGACGTCAATGTAGGTGGTGTCCTGAACACAATCGACCTTCCGCTGCGCCGGATGGCGGAGAGAGGGCACGGCCAGATCGCGCTGGTGGCCTCTCTGGCGGGATATCGGGGATTGCCCAGTGCCCCGGCCTATTCAGCTTCCAAGGCGGCTGTACGGGCTCTGGGGGGCGGTCTGAGGCCGGTTTATGCCACACGGAATGTTCGTGTGAATGTCATCTGCCCGGGATTTGTTGTAAGCCGGATTACCGACAGCAACAGTTTTCCCATGCCGATGCTGATGCCGGCGGACAAGGCGGCAAAGATCATCCGGTCCGGACTGGGGCGTAATCAGGCGACGATTGCATTCCCCTGGCCAATGGCGTTCTCGGGCTGGCTGCTGGGGGCTTTGCCGGGCTGGGCTGCAGCCCCCTTGCTGAGACGCATGCCGGCAAAATCACCGGACTGCGGCTAGGTCTTCACTCTTCAACCTCTTTCAGACTGAGGCTGAGGGCGGCACCGGCTATGGCCATCGCAGACAACATCAGCAGGGCATAGGCAATCGACAGCGAGGCGACGAGGGCGCTGATACCGCCGATGGCCAGCAGCACCAGACCAATGATCGTGTTGCTGACGGCAACATAGGATGACCGGGTGTCACTGGTGGCTATATCGACAACATAGGTTTTCCGGCCCAGTCGGACACCGGCATGCCCAAGTCCCAGAATGAAGACTGCGACGGCGAAACTGTAGGGCGATGTAAGAAGCACTGAGTTGCTGAGATCAAGCAATCCGATTGCGATACCGGTAAGCCCGGCCATCATTCCGCCGGCAACCATGACCAGGCGGCTGGAGACATCAGATAATCTCCCCCATACAGGGGCACTGAGAGCCCCGGCAAGGGCAGAACCAACCATCAGCCCTCCCAGACCCTGAAGACCGTCAACACCGGACGACTGGGCCAGTACGGCAAAATACGGGCCGGACAGGGCGGTCCCCAGCAGCAGGGCGCGGGACAGGACGAATTTGCCGAAGTCCGGATCATCAAACACCAGTTTCAGGCTCTCAATGGCAACGGCAGCGGCATTTCCGCCGCCACCCGTTGATCCGGGGGCTTCCGGCAGCAGGGCGTAAACCACGGCCCCGGCCAGCCAGAGGGCAGCGGAGATGATCAGGGCCTGTGACAGTATGGTCACGGAACGTCCGTCACCTGTCAGATTAAGCCAGATACCAAAGGCCAGAATGACAAAAGCGGATGCACTGGTTGCATAGCCGCTCAGGGTTCCCCTGCGTCCTCTGGATACGGTTTTCCCGAGCACATCCTTGGCGGCAATTGAGCAGATGCCTCGTGACAGGCTGAACAGAATCACCAGCCCGACGACGGACCATCCGGCGGTGGCACCTTCCAGCGTCAGAAACACCGTAGCTGTTGCGAAAACCGCAATTCCCTGCAGAACGGCACCAACGACCCAGAACCATTTGCGCACAGGTCTTCGCCGGATGAAGGCTGCGACGATGAGCTGTGGCGCCATAGAGAGGGATTCGCGAAGCGGGGCAATCAGAGAAATAGCGGCACCGGGTGCGCCAACTGCTGACATCAGCCAGGCCAGAACCACCTTCACATCCATCAGCCCGTCGCCGATTTTGGTCAGAACCTGAGCGATCAGCTGAAGCGTGAAGCTGACGGGCTGTGCATCACAGGCACTGTCCGGAATATCTTTGCAGACGCGGGCATCTTCGTCCCCGGTCAGGATTTCGTATATGTTGGTGGCAGCGACCCGGGATGCGTTGCCGGATGCAGTCTCGCTGGTCATTATATCCGCTCTTTCGGCTCGATTATGATTTGTCGTATTTTCCACTACAGATTTGATTACCGCTCAGGGGAGAGACAAGCTTGAATTCGTCAACCAGTCTCCGGTTATTCGGAGCAACCTACAGTGTTTATACACGGATTGCCCGGCTGGCATTACTGGAGAAGTCTGTCCCGTTCGAGTTCGTCGCCTTCGATATCTACGACCCCGGGACATTCCCGGACGGTTATACGGATCTGCATCCGTTCCGGAAAATTCCGGCATTGCAGCATGGTGGCGTGGGCCTTCATGAAACACAGGCTATCACCCGCTATGTGGACCGGGCACTGGATGGCCCGAGCCTGCAACCATCGGATCCTGTGGCGGCGGCCTGGTGTGACTGCGTTGTTGCCATGAATGATGCTTACGGGTTTTCGGCTCTCATCAAAGGGGTTTATGTCGAGCGGATCAGCAAACCGGCGCGGGGACAGGCCTGTGATGAGTCCGTGGTCGGGGCATCACTTGATATTGCCGACAAGTACCTGCGCCGTCTGACTGAAGGCAGGGCCGGACGGGACTGGCTTGCCGCCGATAATGTGACGCTGGCAGATATCCACAGCTATCCGATGATCCGGTATCTCTGGCTGGAACCGGATGGCCGAAAGCTGATTGAGAAGCACCCCGGGATCAATGAATGGATGATCAGATTCAGTGAACGCCGGTCGGCACGGGAAACCCTGCCTCCGGCAGAGGCCGCTGCACAGTAACAGGACATTCGCAATGCAGGACCAGGAGCCGGAAAAACACTCCGGCTTGCTCCTTGCCCCGGTCTGGAGAATGATGTCCGGAGATATCGCCATCGGAGGTTTCGGCATATGAATGAATCAGAATTTCGGTCCGCTGCGGAGCAGGGGGGCTTTGAGGTACCTGTCGCCAAGTCCAAGGCCGCAGGGGTGTTTAATGACACGCATACCCACGATGATGACGTTTTCCTGTTGATAACCGGCGGCGAGATCGTGATCGAACTGGAGGGTGAACGGCGTGTCTGTGGCCCGGGGGACAGCATTATGGTTGCGGGAAATGTTCCGCATACTGAACGGGTCAGTGCCGAGGGTGTTTCCTATCTGGCAACCAGGCGGGCGGGCGGATCCTGACATTGTCAGCCCTGCTGAAAGGGACGTAATTCCAGAGACTGGACCGCCCTTCTGTCGTTCGGATGATGTCAGTTATTGCCCTGTTGCTGGCTGCGCAGTCGTCGCCATTTTGCGACATTCCGGTTATGGTCTGCCAGCGACGTTGCGAAAGCATGGCCACCTTGACCGTCGGCAACAAAGTACAGGTAATTGCTTTCCGCCGGGTTGAGGACGGCCTCAATGGCGGCGCGTCCGGGGTTGGCGATTGGCCCCGGCGGCAGTCCGGCATTGCGGTAGGTGTTATAGGGCGAATCAATGGCCAGGTCGGCTTTTGAAATGCTGCGGCCAAGCGGGCCGGAGCCGTTGGTGACGGCATAGACGACCGTCGGATCCGATTGCAGGCGCATTCCCCTGTTGAGGCGATTGATGAATACCGATGCGACCAGCGCACGTTCCTGTGCGACGCCGGTTTCCTTTTCGATGATGGAGGCCAGTATCAGCGCCTCTTCCGGTGTCCTGATCGGTAATCCTTCGACACGGGTGGGCCACAGTTCGTCGAGTGCGCTATTTGAAGCCGACTTCATTCGCTGGACCAGCGCGCCCCGGTCGTCACCATAGGTGAAATAGTAGGTTTCCGGCATCAGCATGCCTTCATCGACCGACGCCGGTGTCTGGCCGGTCAGTCCGTCGGTTATGTCGATGATGTTCAGCACCTGCTGCGTGGTCAGGCCTTCCGGAATGGTGATGCGGCGGCGTACCGGCTGGGCGTTCAGCAGTACCGACATGACGGTGTGGGCGCTGGCACCGGCAGGGAACATGAACTCGCCGGCGCGAAGCCCGCGCTGTGCGTCTTCCAGCCGGACACCGATTCGGAAAACAAGGGGATTGGTGATGACGCCTTCGCGATGAAGCAGATTGGCGATTCCTTCAACACCGGTGCCGCGCGGGATAACGAGGTTCTTGTCGGTGGACAGCGGGCCGGATTTGTTGAACTCACCTTGTACCCAAAAAAATGCGCCGCCAGCCAGAATGGCTGCGACGCATATCAGGAGAAAGACAATGCGCAGGAAACCGATCACGCAAATTCCTTGAAGATCACCGTTGCATTGGTACCGCCGAAGCCGAACGAGTTCGACAATACGGCACGGATCCGGCGTTCCTTGGCTTGTTTGGGCACCAGATCAACCCCGACACAACCATCAGACGGATCATCAAGATTGAGTGTCGGCGGCGCAACCTGGTCGCGAATGGCAAGAATTGAGAAAATTCCCTCAACGGCACCGGCAGCACCCAGCAAATGCCCGATGGCTGATTTTGTTGATGACATCGAGATGTCTGACATCGCACCATCAAACAGCCGGGTAACAGCCCCGAGCTCGATTTCATCCCCCAGCGGCGTCGATGTGCCGTGGGCATTGATGTAATCAATATCCGTGGTGTTCAGCTCGGCACTGCGGAGAGCTGCCTGCATGGAGCGGAAACCGCCATTGCCGTCAGCCGCCGGAGCGGTGATGTGATAGGCATCACCTGACAGCCCGTAACCGACGACTTCAGCATAAATTTTCGCACCACGGG encodes:
- a CDS encoding SDR family NAD(P)-dependent oxidoreductase → MVLSGKPASILITGASSGIGEALACAYAAPDVSLFLSGRDPERLEQVANRCRELGSMVDAAVIDVTDREAMDRWISASDDVRPLDLVIANAGISGGSGSGTETTAIMRRIMDVNVGGVLNTIDLPLRRMAERGHGQIALVASLAGYRGLPSAPAYSASKAAVRALGGGLRPVYATRNVRVNVICPGFVVSRITDSNSFPMPMLMPADKAAKIIRSGLGRNQATIAFPWPMAFSGWLLGALPGWAAAPLLRRMPAKSPDCG
- a CDS encoding guanylate kinase translates to MQIRRRGLMLVLSSPSGAGKSTISRSLLDNDDNLTMSVSVTTRTPRASEVDGMHYHFIEKPEFHNLVANDGLLEHAKVFDNYYGTPRLQVEEALKKGRDVLFDIDWQGTQQLSEKAPRDLVRVFIMPPSVAELERRLRSRAQDSDEVVRGRMAKALDEMSHWSEYDYVIVNDDLNRSISSARSILAAERLKRERQIGLADFTNDMRDS
- a CDS encoding YicC family protein; translated protein: MSSYRRASRCEEDMAKVLSMTGFARSETEIDGTRFVWELKSVNGKGLDIRFRMPGGFEATELKCRKLADQQLGRGNLTANLTVQKEAAAPTCQINRELLRELFDTCAEMARETGSAPPRLDVLASVRGVLDMSDAPSDGPRWREEDITAAGDLFSEALRALVDMRQVEGSALQQLLTSFLADIRSLTEAAKARSEERPEIFLQRLRESIERLTRNDDRFDSEKLGQEALLLAAKADIREELDRLKAHCDAAGQLLKDGGQIGRKLDFLCQELNREANTLCSKANDVELTGIGMNLKSVIEQFREQVQNVE
- a CDS encoding glutathione S-transferase family protein; this translates as MNSSTSLRLFGATYSVYTRIARLALLEKSVPFEFVAFDIYDPGTFPDGYTDLHPFRKIPALQHGGVGLHETQAITRYVDRALDGPSLQPSDPVAAAWCDCVVAMNDAYGFSALIKGVYVERISKPARGQACDESVVGASLDIADKYLRRLTEGRAGRDWLAADNVTLADIHSYPMIRYLWLEPDGRKLIEKHPGINEWMIRFSERRSARETLPPAEAAAQ
- the mltG gene encoding endolytic transglycosylase MltG — encoded protein: MGFLRIVFLLICVAAILAGGAFFWVQGEFNKSGPLSTDKNLVIPRGTGVEGIANLLHREGVITNPLVFRIGVRLEDAQRGLRAGEFMFPAGASAHTVMSVLLNAQPVRRRITIPEGLTTQQVLNIIDITDGLTGQTPASVDEGMLMPETYYFTYGDDRGALVQRMKSASNSALDELWPTRVEGLPIRTPEEALILASIIEKETGVAQERALVASVFINRLNRGMRLQSDPTVVYAVTNGSGPLGRSISKADLAIDSPYNTYRNAGLPPGPIANPGRAAIEAVLNPAESNYLYFVADGQGGHAFATSLADHNRNVAKWRRLRSQQQGNN
- a CDS encoding MFS transporter, producing MTSETASGNASRVAATNIYEILTGDEDARVCKDIPDSACDAQPVSFTLQLIAQVLTKIGDGLMDVKVVLAWLMSAVGAPGAAISLIAPLRESLSMAPQLIVAAFIRRRPVRKWFWVVGAVLQGIAVFATATVFLTLEGATAGWSVVGLVILFSLSRGICSIAAKDVLGKTVSRGRRGTLSGYATSASAFVILAFGIWLNLTGDGRSVTILSQALIISAALWLAGAVVYALLPEAPGSTGGGGNAAAVAIESLKLVFDDPDFGKFVLSRALLLGTALSGPYFAVLAQSSGVDGLQGLGGLMVGSALAGALSAPVWGRLSDVSSRLVMVAGGMMAGLTGIAIGLLDLSNSVLLTSPYSFAVAVFILGLGHAGVRLGRKTYVVDIATSDTRSSYVAVSNTIIGLVLLAIGGISALVASLSIAYALLMLSAMAIAGAALSLSLKEVEE
- a CDS encoding cupin domain-containing protein, producing the protein MNESEFRSAAEQGGFEVPVAKSKAAGVFNDTHTHDDDVFLLITGGEIVIELEGERRVCGPGDSIMVAGNVPHTERVSAEGVSYLATRRAGGS